In a single window of the Micromonospora inositola genome:
- a CDS encoding WD40 domain-containing protein → MSVGAHPTRSDRPIDFFISYSPADERWATWLAWEFESAGYRTLLQAWDFVAGTNFIDFMDRGVREAAVVVAVLSERYLHSTYGKLEWQAALRADPDGTGNKLVTVRVEDCPIDGLLATITYVDLVGVTDAAQARGRVLDRIREALDGRAKPVLQPVFPHHPAGPAGVLSATNAGAPAPRRARRTPINPPPFPPAAAAAPDTRATVTVLQVAGPRFGRGVIEPGAPVTPGELQEHLMGDLTLLMNDGVPRPDLLVVAGNLTESGSPREFSDALSFLTGLRVLLGLEPHRLVVVPGPRDVTMAASRAYFATCEADDVDPQPPYWPKWRHYARLFDELYQGLEDRIFDSEQPWTLFPVPDLRVVVAGLNSTVAVTHREEDRYGFLGEAQSTWFAQRLRHYQQSGWLRLGAMAHAPGPRTPYADEGPVDDAVTLRDRASFHRLVAPMLNLLHAGTAPTRGPVDAVVPVALPSRDGRAQVLRLAADGMTRWVLGRDDRHDVGETRAVSWPRSDATFGAAGPAQVPDPRLPTAVEGPTQGGAARDVRAGPPAVVAPVPLERLLDRLAEVCEARYDRVLVRRVAADPPHLFVTYRADGVVRQQRVGAHVGTPTAADVDDFARRVHATDPDIASELVYDGDRIGRGLAEAAQRRGLRVLHLTEFQGLLDLREYVAGQTARLQADRLYPPGQYVPQRYRHLVGADQRVREDVVNELLELISAPDGRFVLVLGDFGRGKTFALREVARRLPTAAPDLIPILVELRALDKAHSVDGLVAAHLANHGEQVIDLKAFRYMLRQGRIVLLFDGFDELVARVTYDRAADHLETLLQAAEGNAKIVVSSRTQHFKTNSQVLTALGERVGLLPHRRVLAIEDFTPGQIEAFLRHRYDGDSEAARERMELLAGVKDLLGLSRNPRMLGFIANLDEGRLAAVAGAGGTFSAAALYREILESWLDFEERRTQGVPGSPVTLRRPEVWAAVSRLAFQLWESGESYLRLAELAEAAGQLAGLAESRLSGPQAIHAVGAGSLLVRTDDGLFGFIHTSVMEWLVAEGIAAQLNRGEEPAALAVRPLSALTVEFLGDLADPRRCTAWTARVLGDEDAGEIVRANALRLSARLRLPDRADLRGASLRGEDLSHRELARADLTAADLSATRLVATNLTDARLEHARLRGARLDQARLAGADLRDADLAGARLFRTDLRGARVTGSRWRRAALIDVAADAALLRAPELRGAVVAPGRPVVPGLAPPAVGVSYGFEVGRLPVPVAYSPDGAVLAVGSDDGGVLICDTLTGLPVRTLQGHRGRVYAVRFDAASHQLVTGAADLTVRLWDADHGDVRHVIEDVFAGWVWPLLTDGARGRLVVGDAAGVVRLYDTRSVRLRHEWPGHAAPIWGTSFSPDGRRVVVVDSAGVVRGWDVASGALAFEVQEPEVVYRVVHTPDGRSLVAVGQHGRVWVRRAVDGELLRQPRGHEADVYALDVHPDGRLMATGDTHGALRLWEVDTGRPVRVLGRQRGAIYSVRFNGDGTLLASAASDGAIQLWDTADGQPRHELTRHRGSVWPVAWRPDQQQVATSSNDGTTRMWDVRTGQLQHTLRGHGRRVTALSFRADGEVLATCGNDGVVRLWEPRTGRLLRQLSSPADRLLSAVFCPGEPLVAAPSGDGGVHLWNTDTGVDERELNVDTDHVWAAAFSPDGDALATANDDDTVRLWYRRTGRHFATLTPHRGRVRAVAFSPDGETIATGCDDHLVRLWDAATATCRATLEQHTERVYAVSFNADGTLLASASNDGTAVVWDARTGERRTLLTAHTGRLWSCAFSPNGNLLATAGDDLAIRLWDPGTGRLHGTLAAHTRRVWSVAFSPDNSLLASAGDDGTVRLWDVADPEHAQLRATLIGLPDGWAAVSPDGRYKLDGDPGGQFWHVIGTCRFEVGELDPYLTQVRRLSVDAPF, encoded by the coding sequence GTGTCCGTAGGCGCGCACCCCACCCGGTCCGACCGCCCGATCGACTTCTTCATCAGCTACTCGCCGGCCGACGAGCGCTGGGCGACGTGGCTGGCGTGGGAGTTCGAGTCCGCCGGCTACCGCACCCTGCTCCAGGCCTGGGACTTCGTCGCCGGCACCAACTTCATCGACTTCATGGACCGGGGCGTCCGCGAGGCGGCGGTGGTGGTGGCCGTCCTCTCCGAGCGCTACCTGCACTCGACGTACGGGAAGCTGGAGTGGCAGGCCGCGCTGCGCGCCGACCCCGACGGCACCGGCAACAAGCTGGTCACCGTCCGGGTGGAGGACTGCCCGATCGACGGCCTGCTGGCCACCATCACCTACGTCGACCTGGTCGGGGTCACCGACGCGGCACAGGCCCGGGGGCGGGTGCTGGACCGGATCCGGGAGGCGCTCGACGGGCGGGCCAAACCCGTCCTGCAGCCCGTCTTCCCGCACCACCCGGCCGGGCCGGCCGGGGTGCTCAGCGCGACGAACGCGGGCGCGCCCGCGCCGCGCCGCGCCCGGCGTACGCCGATCAACCCGCCGCCGTTCCCGCCCGCGGCGGCCGCGGCGCCGGACACCCGCGCCACCGTGACCGTGCTCCAGGTCGCCGGGCCGCGCTTCGGCCGGGGCGTGATCGAGCCCGGCGCCCCGGTCACCCCGGGTGAGTTGCAGGAACACCTGATGGGTGACCTCACGCTGCTGATGAACGACGGCGTCCCGCGGCCGGACCTGTTGGTGGTCGCGGGCAACCTGACCGAGTCGGGCAGCCCGCGCGAGTTCTCCGACGCGCTGAGCTTCCTCACCGGGCTGCGGGTGCTGCTCGGGTTGGAGCCGCACCGGCTCGTCGTGGTGCCCGGCCCCCGGGACGTCACGATGGCCGCCAGCCGCGCGTACTTCGCCACCTGCGAGGCCGACGACGTCGACCCGCAGCCGCCCTACTGGCCGAAGTGGCGGCACTACGCCCGGCTCTTCGACGAGCTCTACCAGGGCCTGGAGGACCGGATCTTCGACAGCGAGCAGCCGTGGACGCTGTTCCCGGTGCCGGACCTGCGGGTCGTGGTGGCAGGGCTGAACTCCACCGTCGCGGTCACCCACCGCGAGGAGGACCGGTACGGCTTCCTCGGCGAGGCCCAGTCCACCTGGTTCGCCCAGCGGCTCCGGCACTACCAGCAGTCCGGCTGGCTGCGGCTGGGCGCCATGGCGCACGCCCCGGGCCCGCGCACCCCGTACGCGGACGAGGGCCCGGTCGACGACGCGGTGACGCTGCGCGACCGGGCGTCCTTCCACCGGCTGGTCGCCCCGATGCTCAACCTGCTGCACGCCGGCACGGCCCCGACGCGCGGTCCGGTCGACGCGGTCGTGCCGGTCGCCCTGCCGTCGCGCGACGGCCGGGCCCAGGTGCTGCGGCTGGCCGCCGACGGGATGACCCGGTGGGTGCTGGGCCGTGACGACCGGCACGACGTGGGGGAGACGAGGGCGGTGAGCTGGCCCCGGTCGGACGCCACGTTCGGGGCGGCCGGCCCGGCGCAGGTGCCCGATCCGCGGCTGCCGACCGCCGTCGAGGGGCCGACCCAGGGCGGCGCGGCGCGCGACGTGCGGGCCGGCCCGCCGGCCGTGGTCGCGCCGGTGCCGCTGGAGCGGCTGCTGGACCGGCTGGCCGAGGTCTGCGAGGCGCGGTACGACCGGGTGCTGGTCCGCCGGGTGGCCGCCGACCCGCCGCACCTGTTCGTCACCTACCGGGCCGACGGCGTGGTCCGGCAGCAGCGGGTCGGCGCGCACGTCGGGACGCCGACCGCCGCCGACGTCGACGACTTCGCCCGGCGGGTGCACGCCACCGATCCCGACATCGCCTCCGAGCTGGTCTACGACGGCGACCGGATCGGCCGGGGGCTGGCCGAGGCGGCGCAGCGGCGCGGGCTGCGGGTGCTGCACCTGACCGAGTTCCAGGGCCTGCTGGACCTGCGCGAGTACGTCGCGGGGCAGACCGCGCGGCTCCAGGCCGATCGGCTCTATCCGCCCGGACAGTACGTGCCGCAGCGCTACCGGCACCTGGTCGGCGCCGACCAGCGGGTCCGCGAGGACGTGGTGAACGAGCTGCTGGAGCTGATCTCCGCCCCGGACGGCCGGTTCGTGCTGGTGCTCGGCGACTTCGGCCGGGGCAAGACGTTCGCGCTGCGCGAGGTGGCCCGCCGGCTGCCCACCGCCGCGCCCGACCTGATCCCGATCCTGGTGGAGCTGCGCGCGCTGGACAAGGCGCACTCGGTGGACGGGCTGGTCGCCGCGCACCTGGCCAACCACGGCGAGCAGGTGATCGACCTCAAGGCGTTCCGCTACATGCTCCGGCAGGGCCGCATCGTGCTGCTCTTCGACGGGTTCGACGAGCTGGTGGCCCGGGTGACGTACGACCGGGCGGCGGACCACCTGGAGACGCTGCTCCAGGCGGCCGAGGGCAACGCCAAGATCGTCGTGAGCAGCCGGACCCAGCACTTCAAGACCAACTCGCAGGTGCTGACCGCGCTCGGCGAGCGGGTCGGGCTGCTGCCGCACCGCCGGGTGCTGGCCATCGAGGACTTCACCCCCGGCCAGATCGAGGCCTTCCTGCGCCACCGCTACGACGGGGACTCCGAGGCCGCGCGAGAGCGGATGGAGCTGCTGGCCGGGGTGAAGGACCTGCTCGGCCTCTCCCGCAACCCGAGGATGCTCGGCTTCATCGCCAACCTCGACGAGGGTCGGCTGGCCGCGGTGGCGGGGGCGGGGGGCACGTTCAGCGCCGCGGCGCTCTACCGGGAGATCCTGGAGTCCTGGTTGGACTTCGAGGAGCGGCGTACCCAGGGGGTACCTGGCTCGCCGGTGACCCTGCGCCGTCCCGAGGTGTGGGCCGCGGTCAGCCGGCTGGCGTTCCAGCTCTGGGAGAGCGGCGAGTCGTACCTGCGGCTGGCCGAGCTGGCCGAGGCCGCCGGCCAGCTCGCCGGCCTGGCCGAGTCGCGGCTGTCCGGTCCACAGGCCATCCACGCCGTGGGCGCGGGCAGCCTGCTGGTGCGCACCGACGACGGGCTGTTCGGGTTCATCCACACCTCGGTGATGGAGTGGCTGGTCGCCGAGGGAATCGCCGCGCAGCTCAACCGGGGCGAGGAGCCGGCCGCGCTGGCGGTGCGCCCGCTGTCGGCGCTGACCGTGGAGTTCCTCGGCGACCTGGCCGACCCGCGCCGCTGCACGGCGTGGACGGCCCGGGTGCTCGGCGACGAGGACGCCGGGGAGATCGTCCGCGCCAACGCGCTGCGGCTCAGCGCCCGGCTGCGGCTCCCTGACCGCGCCGACCTGCGGGGCGCCTCGCTGCGCGGCGAGGACCTGTCCCACCGGGAGCTGGCGCGGGCCGACCTGACCGCGGCCGACCTCAGCGCCACCCGCCTCGTCGCGACCAACCTCACCGACGCGCGGCTGGAACACGCCCGGCTGCGCGGGGCACGCCTGGACCAGGCCCGGCTCGCCGGCGCCGACCTGCGCGACGCCGACCTGGCCGGGGCCCGGCTGTTCCGCACCGACCTGCGCGGCGCGCGGGTCACCGGGAGCCGCTGGCGACGCGCCGCCCTGATCGACGTGGCCGCCGACGCGGCCCTGCTCCGCGCGCCGGAGCTGCGCGGCGCGGTGGTGGCGCCCGGCCGGCCGGTGGTGCCCGGGCTGGCCCCGCCGGCGGTCGGCGTCTCCTACGGCTTCGAGGTGGGCCGGCTGCCGGTGCCGGTGGCGTACAGCCCGGACGGGGCGGTGCTCGCCGTCGGCAGCGACGACGGTGGGGTGCTGATCTGCGACACGCTCACCGGCCTGCCGGTGCGCACCCTGCAGGGCCACCGGGGGCGGGTCTACGCCGTCCGCTTCGACGCCGCCTCCCACCAGCTGGTCACCGGCGCGGCCGACCTGACCGTACGGCTCTGGGACGCCGACCACGGCGACGTGCGGCACGTCATCGAGGACGTCTTCGCCGGCTGGGTCTGGCCGCTGCTCACCGACGGGGCGCGGGGCCGGCTGGTGGTCGGCGACGCGGCCGGCGTGGTCCGGCTCTACGACACCCGGAGTGTCCGACTGCGGCACGAGTGGCCCGGCCATGCGGCGCCGATCTGGGGCACCTCGTTCAGCCCGGACGGCCGGCGGGTCGTGGTGGTGGACAGCGCCGGCGTGGTCCGCGGCTGGGACGTCGCCTCGGGGGCGCTGGCGTTCGAGGTCCAGGAGCCGGAGGTGGTCTACCGGGTGGTGCACACCCCGGACGGGCGCTCGCTGGTCGCCGTCGGGCAGCACGGCCGGGTGTGGGTCCGCCGGGCCGTCGACGGGGAGCTGCTGCGTCAGCCGCGCGGCCACGAGGCCGACGTGTACGCCCTGGACGTGCACCCCGACGGCCGGCTGATGGCCACCGGGGACACCCACGGCGCGCTGCGGCTGTGGGAGGTGGACACCGGCCGGCCGGTACGGGTGCTGGGCCGGCAGCGGGGCGCGATCTACAGCGTCCGGTTCAACGGCGACGGCACCCTGCTGGCCTCGGCGGCCAGCGACGGCGCCATCCAGCTCTGGGACACCGCCGACGGCCAGCCACGGCACGAGCTGACCCGGCACCGCGGCTCCGTCTGGCCGGTGGCCTGGCGGCCGGATCAGCAGCAGGTGGCGACCAGCAGCAACGACGGCACCACCCGGATGTGGGACGTGCGCACCGGGCAGTTGCAGCACACCCTGCGCGGGCACGGCCGGCGGGTCACCGCGCTCTCCTTCCGCGCCGACGGCGAGGTGCTCGCCACCTGCGGCAACGACGGGGTCGTGCGGCTGTGGGAGCCGCGTACCGGTCGGCTGCTCCGGCAGCTCAGCAGCCCGGCGGACCGGTTGCTCTCGGCGGTGTTCTGCCCCGGGGAGCCGCTGGTCGCCGCGCCGAGCGGCGACGGCGGGGTGCACCTCTGGAACACCGACACCGGCGTGGACGAGCGGGAGCTCAACGTGGACACCGACCATGTCTGGGCGGCCGCTTTCAGCCCGGACGGTGACGCCCTGGCCACCGCTAACGACGACGACACGGTCCGGCTGTGGTACCGGCGGACCGGGCGGCACTTCGCCACCCTGACCCCGCACCGGGGCCGGGTTCGGGCGGTGGCGTTCAGCCCGGACGGCGAGACCATCGCCACCGGCTGCGACGACCATCTGGTCCGGCTCTGGGACGCGGCCACCGCGACCTGCCGCGCCACGCTTGAGCAGCACACCGAACGGGTGTACGCGGTGAGCTTCAACGCCGACGGGACGCTGCTGGCCAGCGCCAGCAACGACGGCACGGCGGTGGTCTGGGACGCGCGGACCGGCGAGCGGCGCACCCTGCTCACGGCGCACACCGGCCGGCTCTGGTCCTGCGCGTTCAGCCCGAACGGCAACCTGCTGGCCACCGCCGGGGACGACCTGGCCATCCGGCTGTGGGACCCGGGCACGGGCCGGCTGCACGGCACCCTGGCCGCGCACACCCGGCGGGTCTGGTCGGTGGCGTTCAGCCCGGACAACAGCTTGCTTGCCAGCGCCGGGGACGACGGCACGGTCCGGCTGTGGGACGTCGCCGACCCGGAGCACGCCCAGCTGCGCGCCACCCTGATCGGGCTGCCGGACGGCTGGGCGGCGGTCAGCCCGGACGGACGGTACAAGTTGGACGGTGATCCGGGCGGCCAGTTCTGGCACGTCATCGGCACCTGCCGGTTCGAGGTGGGGGAGTTGGACCCGTACCTGACGCAGGTGCGCCGGCTGTCCGTGGACGCCCCGTTCTGA
- a CDS encoding SHOCT domain-containing protein, with protein MLAEVMSYGAYAHPGPGWADGHGPWDGGPGWWLVFPVLFWLLVLSSVGYLIYRRSPARSARSAAERILAELYARGEISAEELKQRRAVLRSKS; from the coding sequence ATGTTGGCGGAAGTAATGAGCTATGGGGCGTACGCCCACCCGGGCCCGGGGTGGGCGGATGGGCACGGCCCCTGGGACGGCGGGCCGGGATGGTGGCTGGTCTTTCCTGTCCTGTTCTGGCTGCTCGTGCTGTCGTCCGTTGGTTACCTGATCTACCGCAGGTCGCCGGCCCGGTCAGCGCGGAGCGCGGCAGAGCGCATCCTGGCGGAACTCTACGCTCGCGGTGAGATCAGCGCGGAGGAGCTGAAGCAGCGCCGAGCCGTCCTGCGGAGTAAGTCATAA
- the smpB gene encoding SsrA-binding protein SmpB, whose amino-acid sequence MSRDTERKLIASNKKARHDYTILKTYEAGIVLAGTEVKSLREGRVSLVDAFAQERDGEIMLYGLHIAEYGYGTWTNHQPRRTRKLLLNRVEIARILEKLREGGGGLTLVPLSMYFANGWAKVELGLARGRKSYDKRQAIAERDANREIARELGRRLKGARRPTR is encoded by the coding sequence TTGTCCAGGGACACCGAGCGCAAGCTCATCGCCTCCAACAAGAAGGCGCGCCACGACTACACGATCCTCAAGACCTACGAGGCGGGGATCGTGCTGGCCGGCACCGAGGTCAAGTCCCTGCGCGAGGGGCGGGTGTCGCTGGTCGACGCGTTCGCCCAGGAGCGCGACGGCGAGATCATGCTGTACGGCCTGCACATCGCGGAGTACGGCTACGGCACCTGGACCAACCACCAGCCCCGGCGCACCCGCAAGCTGCTGCTGAACCGGGTGGAGATCGCCCGGATCCTGGAGAAGCTGCGCGAGGGCGGCGGCGGGCTGACCCTGGTGCCGCTGTCGATGTACTTCGCCAACGGCTGGGCCAAGGTCGAGCTGGGCCTGGCCCGCGGTCGCAAGTCGTACGACAAGCGACAGGCCATCGCCGAGCGGGACGCCAACCGGGAGATCGCCCGGGAGCTGGGCCGACGCCTCAAGGGGGCCCGCCGGCCCACCCGGTGA
- a CDS encoding ArsR/SmtB family transcription factor: protein MIDALSAAAEPTRRRILQLLASQPRTVSNIAAEFTVTRSAISQHLLLLAEVGLVEAEKVGRERIYRVVPEGLRQLQAEIDRFWTAELDLLVADAHALKSQRIERGR, encoded by the coding sequence GTGATCGACGCGCTGTCCGCCGCTGCTGAGCCCACCCGGCGACGCATCCTGCAGTTGCTCGCGTCGCAGCCCCGCACGGTGAGCAACATCGCGGCGGAGTTCACGGTCACCCGGTCGGCGATCTCCCAGCACCTCTTGTTGCTGGCGGAGGTCGGTCTGGTGGAGGCCGAGAAGGTCGGCCGGGAGCGCATCTACCGCGTCGTTCCCGAGGGGCTCCGTCAGCTGCAGGCCGAGATCGACCGGTTCTGGACCGCCGAGCTCGACCTCCTGGTCGCCGACGCGCATGCCCTGAAGTCTCAACGGATCGAGAGAGGCCGCTGA
- a CDS encoding TIGR03086 family metal-binding protein translates to MFTKTVVLPVGIDEAFALITEPERLRRWQAVSARVDLRVGGDYRWTITPGHVAAGTFREVEPGKRVVFGWGWEGNPDLAPDASTVMITVEPVADGTQVTLTHEGLTDEQAAMHAEGWNHYFGRLEKAAVAGDAGPDEWSAAPERLDELSAADATLAVLQTVLRQLTSADRPKQTPCADFTCHDLAEHLFGSMIAFGAMAGVEVVNPETGSLENRVATMAAQAIEGWRARGLDGTVPAPGGDEMPARFAASIMPVEFLLHAWDMAQGSGTPLVVSDEVVAYVHKLAEQIVPGARGASFGDEVAPSTGADPMERLAAFAGRRPVAE, encoded by the coding sequence ATGTTCACCAAGACCGTCGTCCTTCCCGTCGGCATCGACGAGGCATTTGCCCTCATCACCGAGCCAGAGCGGCTACGTCGCTGGCAGGCCGTGTCGGCCCGGGTCGACCTGCGCGTGGGCGGTGACTATCGCTGGACCATCACCCCCGGCCACGTGGCGGCCGGCACGTTCCGGGAGGTCGAGCCCGGCAAGCGTGTCGTGTTCGGCTGGGGTTGGGAAGGCAACCCGGATCTCGCCCCCGACGCCTCGACCGTCATGATCACGGTCGAGCCGGTCGCCGACGGCACCCAGGTCACCCTGACCCACGAGGGGCTGACCGATGAGCAGGCGGCGATGCACGCCGAGGGCTGGAACCACTACTTCGGCCGTCTCGAGAAGGCTGCCGTCGCCGGGGACGCCGGCCCCGACGAGTGGTCCGCCGCTCCCGAGCGGCTGGACGAACTGTCCGCCGCCGACGCCACCCTGGCCGTGCTCCAGACGGTCCTGCGCCAGCTGACCTCTGCCGACCGCCCCAAGCAGACCCCGTGCGCCGACTTCACCTGCCACGACCTCGCCGAGCACCTGTTCGGCTCCATGATCGCCTTCGGCGCGATGGCCGGCGTGGAGGTGGTGAACCCCGAGACGGGTTCGCTGGAGAACCGGGTGGCCACCATGGCGGCCCAGGCCATCGAGGGATGGCGCGCCCGCGGTCTCGACGGCACCGTGCCCGCCCCCGGCGGCGACGAGATGCCGGCCAGGTTCGCGGCGAGCATCATGCCGGTGGAGTTCCTGTTGCACGCGTGGGACATGGCCCAGGGCAGCGGCACGCCCCTGGTCGTCAGTGACGAGGTCGTGGCCTACGTCCACAAGCTCGCCGAGCAGATCGTCCCCGGGGCGCGCGGTGCCTCGTTCGGCGACGAGGTGGCCCCGTCGACGGGTGCCGACCCAATGGAGCGGTTGGCCGCCTTCGCCGGCCGGCGCCCCGTGGCTGAGTGA
- a CDS encoding TfoX/Sxy family protein, giving the protein MQMPKPTDGDKQFFRTVVPEEPGVEVKPMFGNLGAFVNGNMFAGLFGSSVGVKLATDDLAELATIEGAGPFGPAERPMGGYLSLPASFTAEQATRWVSKAQAYVATLPPKVKKN; this is encoded by the coding sequence ATGCAGATGCCCAAGCCCACCGACGGTGACAAGCAGTTCTTCCGGACCGTCGTCCCCGAGGAGCCGGGGGTCGAGGTCAAGCCGATGTTCGGCAACCTCGGCGCGTTCGTGAACGGCAACATGTTCGCCGGGCTGTTCGGCTCGTCCGTCGGCGTGAAGCTCGCCACCGACGATCTGGCGGAACTGGCGACGATCGAGGGTGCGGGACCGTTCGGCCCAGCCGAGCGGCCGATGGGTGGATACCTGTCGCTGCCTGCGTCATTCACCGCCGAGCAGGCGACCCGGTGGGTCAGCAAGGCACAGGCGTACGTCGCGACGCTGCCGCCCAAGGTGAAGAAGAATTGA
- a CDS encoding zinc ribbon domain-containing protein: protein MTRPWLRAFGVVAAVELVGVAFDLTALQWLAKPLLAPLLLAYLWAARRRADARIIRDNQAVYVEDLCVVGLGRTRLAKSVHDAGWDSFTAMLEYKAARLGRTFGRIDRFFPSTRMCSQCGRINAAMNVLAAGRADNSNDRGAQVRPPAMVAPRGEAVIHPDAACSTRSVEGISVLLGGENVNSSSPWAAASRRTPVPC, encoded by the coding sequence GTGACGCGGCCCTGGCTGCGCGCGTTCGGGGTCGTCGCCGCCGTCGAGCTGGTCGGCGTCGCGTTCGACCTGACCGCGCTGCAGTGGCTGGCCAAACCGCTGCTGGCACCGTTGCTGCTGGCGTACCTGTGGGCTGCCCGCCGCCGGGCCGACGCACGGATCATCCGCGACAACCAAGCGGTGTACGTCGAGGACCTGTGCGTCGTCGGTCTCGGCCGGACCCGGCTAGCCAAATCGGTGCACGACGCCGGATGGGACAGCTTCACCGCGATGCTGGAATACAAGGCCGCCCGGCTCGGGCGGACCTTCGGCCGGATCGACCGGTTCTTCCCATCGACCCGGATGTGCTCGCAGTGTGGACGCATCAACGCCGCCATGAACGTGTTGGCCGCCGGACGGGCGGACAACTCAAACGACCGTGGAGCGCAGGTAAGACCACCAGCAATGGTGGCACCGCGCGGCGAAGCGGTAATCCACCCGGACGCCGCGTGTTCCACGCGCAGCGTGGAGGGAATCTCCGTCCTTCTGGGCGGAGAGAACGTCAATTCTTCTTCACCTTGGGCGGCAGCGTCGCGACGTACGCCTGTGCCTTGCTGA
- a CDS encoding sterol desaturase family protein → MIPAVLYAVPAFLLLIIVEALSYRFAPDDDERGYELRDTTTSLSMGLGSQVIGFPWKLATVGLYAGLWTIAPVHLSPGSWWTWVLLVFADDLAYYWFHRLHHEVRLLWASHVVHHSSVFYNLSTALRQSWTPMTSLPFWLPLALLGIPPWMIFLQQSISLLYQFFLHTERISVLPRPIEWVFNTPSHHRVHHGSNAEYLDRNYGGILIVWDRLFGSFEPERATVRYGLTKNLTTYNPLRVATHEYASIWADARAATSWRHRLGYVLGRPGWQPAR, encoded by the coding sequence GTGATTCCCGCCGTGCTCTACGCCGTCCCGGCGTTCCTGCTGCTCATCATCGTCGAGGCCCTCTCCTACCGGTTCGCGCCGGACGACGACGAACGCGGCTACGAGCTGCGCGACACCACCACCAGCCTCTCCATGGGCCTGGGCAGCCAGGTGATCGGCTTCCCGTGGAAGCTGGCCACCGTCGGCCTCTACGCCGGGCTGTGGACGATCGCCCCGGTCCACCTCTCCCCCGGCTCCTGGTGGACCTGGGTGCTGCTCGTCTTCGCCGACGACCTGGCCTACTACTGGTTCCACCGGCTGCACCACGAGGTACGACTGCTCTGGGCGAGCCACGTCGTGCACCACTCCAGCGTCTTCTACAACCTCTCCACCGCCCTGCGGCAGAGCTGGACGCCGATGACCTCGCTGCCGTTCTGGCTGCCCCTCGCCCTGCTCGGCATCCCGCCCTGGATGATCTTCCTCCAGCAGTCGATCAGCCTGCTCTACCAGTTCTTCCTGCACACCGAGCGGATCAGTGTGCTGCCCCGGCCGATCGAGTGGGTCTTCAACACCCCGTCCCACCACCGGGTCCACCACGGCTCCAACGCTGAGTACCTCGACCGCAACTACGGCGGCATCCTGATCGTCTGGGACCGGCTCTTCGGCAGCTTCGAGCCGGAACGCGCCACCGTCCGGTACGGGCTCACCAAGAACCTCACCACATACAACCCGTTGCGGGTGGCCACCCACGAATACGCCTCGATCTGGGCGGACGCCCGGGCGGCCACATCCTGGCGGCACCGGCTCGGCTACGTGCTCGGCCGGCCCGGCTGGCAGCCGGCCCGGTGA
- a CDS encoding FadR/GntR family transcriptional regulator, which translates to MAFAPVPRASVSDHVFGQLRDAIVSGRYRPDETLPGERELAAAFAVNRHAVREALRRLQQLGLVRVSQGGATRVLDWRVHAGLDLALSLTQSGDVLPVETLVRDMLEMRACVGTDAARLCAERGDPPVTAAVVRAAEEYAALAPDLPQMAEANIAMWRLIVRGSGNTAYLLAFNSLVTGTFAVGDVPPDSRAAELLDIAGHRRLAAAIAAGQGAAAARHARALLTAPVTTPTTPSGREARA; encoded by the coding sequence ATGGCCTTCGCCCCGGTCCCCCGCGCCTCCGTCTCCGACCACGTCTTCGGCCAGCTTCGCGACGCCATCGTCAGCGGTCGCTACCGGCCGGACGAGACGCTGCCCGGCGAGCGGGAGCTGGCCGCCGCGTTCGCCGTCAACCGGCACGCCGTCCGGGAGGCGCTGCGCCGGCTCCAACAGCTCGGACTGGTCCGGGTCAGCCAGGGCGGCGCGACCCGGGTGCTGGACTGGCGGGTGCACGCCGGGCTGGACCTGGCGCTGTCGCTGACCCAGTCGGGCGACGTACTCCCGGTGGAAACGCTGGTCCGCGACATGCTGGAGATGCGGGCCTGCGTCGGGACCGACGCGGCCCGGCTCTGCGCCGAGCGCGGCGACCCGCCGGTCACGGCCGCGGTGGTCCGGGCCGCCGAGGAGTACGCGGCGCTCGCGCCCGACCTGCCGCAGATGGCCGAGGCCAACATCGCCATGTGGCGGCTGATCGTCCGCGGCTCCGGCAACACCGCCTATCTGCTGGCGTTCAACAGCCTGGTGACCGGCACGTTCGCGGTGGGCGACGTTCCGCCCGACAGCCGGGCCGCCGAACTGCTCGACATCGCCGGCCATCGCCGGCTCGCCGCGGCCATCGCCGCCGGCCAGGGCGCGGCCGCCGCCCGGCACGCCCGGGCCCTGCTGACCGCCCCGGTCACCACCCCCACCACCCCGTCCGGAAGGGAAGCCCGAGCGTGA